One Hevea brasiliensis isolate MT/VB/25A 57/8 chromosome 5, ASM3005281v1, whole genome shotgun sequence genomic region harbors:
- the LOC110664278 gene encoding uncharacterized protein LOC110664278, producing MHKIKRCRRWPCYCAFEFQALIASDSRPDTCQEVKAQEYVLIVYLLCYSDINKHLPGPHFDPPSKDQVRVLIQECDLNLDGEIDYDEFVTFIRRLTTDTFAVVSQGLILTLVVAPTVAMATKKATEGVPGVGKVVQKLPNSIYASLVTLAIVWFQNSRQDLD from the exons ATGCATAAAATTAAACGTTGCAGGCGGTGGCCGTGTTACTGTGCCTTCGAATTTCAAGCGTTAATAGCGAGCGACTCGCG acctgatACATGTCAAGAAGTGAAAGCCCAAGAATATGTTTTAATTGTATATCTTTTATGTTACAGTGATATCAATAAGCACTTGCCTGGTCCCCATTTTGATCCACCCTCCAAAGATCAAGTCAGAGTCTTGATTCAG GAGTGTGACCTCAATCTTGATGGGGAAATTGACTACGATGAATTTGTGACGTTTATTCGGCGGCTTACAACAGATACATTCGCTGTTGTCAGTCAGGGACTGATACTGACTTTGGTTGTAGCACCCACAGTTGCAATGGCAACAAAGAAGGCTACGGAGGGTGTCCCAGGGGTTGGAAAGGTggtgcaaaaactacccaattcTATATACGCATCCCTCGTCACTCTCGCAATTGTCTGGTTCCAAAATTCTCGCCAGGACCTTGATTAG